One Lysinibacillus sp. OF-1 DNA segment encodes these proteins:
- a CDS encoding tetratricopeptide repeat protein → MEKKRQNETQSNIVSFIPTGDYYYKKSIQAMNSGQMNKAYKYLQRAVDLSPDDPMIILQLAIVELEGQRFEEAYDLLHHAYQIDPDNPEIIFYMAEVSGCVGIMHDAKRFAEEYLRLEPEGAYADEAAEILEFVAFEQDDLEDPEESGEDLYRQEQARRCMEKGDFPEAITILEDLIEDRPAFWSAYNNLALAYFYVGEEEQAKALLHTVLRENKGNLHALCNLTVIAYYEKNEEDLQELLNILVKIQPYTWEHRYKLGATLALIGQYELAYKWLRSMQKRGYVGDAGFYFWLSHAAYFSGHEEVSKSAWDQLLELDPDKEGFEPWRQQENEFALDALEHDRDFIVEKLESTYTSERIFGLFLLKGTAHKQEIIAHPKLVNVEQLDTFEKLFLAYSLGHEFDKKNKVEASFLRAVNVPEILLEQYGKLSSLIVPMFQMWFVLCEQALIQNYRFTNPTAIAGANDYLFRSSQMLKVTKKEIAQQYGVSVSTLSKYIDEILTFLPNSHN, encoded by the coding sequence TTGGAAAAGAAACGTCAAAATGAGACTCAATCGAATATAGTGTCGTTCATTCCAACAGGCGACTATTATTATAAAAAATCAATTCAAGCAATGAATAGTGGACAAATGAATAAAGCTTATAAATATTTACAACGTGCGGTAGATTTAAGCCCTGATGATCCTATGATTATCTTGCAGCTAGCCATCGTAGAGTTAGAAGGTCAACGTTTTGAGGAAGCGTATGATCTGCTTCATCATGCCTATCAAATTGATCCAGATAATCCAGAAATCATTTTCTATATGGCAGAAGTATCAGGATGTGTGGGCATCATGCATGATGCGAAACGTTTTGCAGAAGAGTATTTGCGGCTAGAACCAGAGGGTGCTTATGCAGATGAAGCAGCAGAAATACTAGAATTTGTCGCTTTTGAGCAGGATGATTTGGAAGACCCTGAAGAATCTGGTGAGGATTTGTATCGTCAGGAGCAAGCTCGTCGTTGTATGGAAAAAGGGGATTTTCCAGAAGCTATTACTATTTTAGAAGATTTAATTGAAGATCGACCAGCCTTTTGGTCAGCCTATAATAATTTAGCACTTGCTTATTTTTATGTAGGAGAAGAAGAGCAGGCGAAGGCTCTCTTACATACCGTGCTACGTGAAAATAAGGGGAACTTACATGCACTATGTAATTTAACGGTGATTGCTTATTATGAAAAAAATGAAGAGGATTTACAAGAACTACTAAATATACTTGTCAAAATTCAGCCATACACATGGGAGCACCGTTATAAATTAGGGGCTACATTAGCCTTAATAGGACAGTATGAATTAGCCTATAAATGGTTGCGTAGTATGCAAAAGAGAGGCTATGTTGGAGATGCTGGTTTTTACTTTTGGTTGTCACATGCGGCCTATTTCTCAGGTCATGAGGAAGTATCGAAAAGTGCATGGGATCAGCTACTAGAGCTAGACCCTGACAAAGAGGGCTTTGAGCCATGGCGCCAACAAGAAAATGAATTTGCACTTGATGCATTGGAGCATGACCGTGATTTTATTGTTGAAAAATTAGAAAGTACTTATACGAGTGAGCGCATTTTTGGTTTGTTTTTACTGAAGGGTACTGCACATAAGCAAGAAATTATCGCTCATCCGAAATTGGTTAATGTTGAACAATTAGACACATTTGAGAAATTGTTTTTAGCTTATTCACTCGGCCACGAATTTGATAAGAAGAACAAAGTAGAAGCGAGCTTTTTACGTGCTGTCAACGTACCAGAAATTTTATTAGAACAGTATGGGAAGCTCTCATCACTCATTGTACCAATGTTTCAAATGTGGTTTGTACTATGTGAACAAGCGCTAATACAAAACTATCGTTTTACAAACCCAACAGCAATTGCAGGAGCCAATGATTATTTATTTAGATCTTCACAGATGCTCAAAGTAACAAAAAAGGAAATTGCCCAACAATATGGAGTATCTGTATCAACGTTATCGAAGTATATTGATGAAATTCTAACGTTTTTACCTAATAGTCATAATTAA
- a CDS encoding basic amino acid ABC transporter substrate-binding protein yields MKKTGWMLLMMVAALTLALAGCGTKDGASSGSSSSEDGKKIYKVGTEATFAPFESVDDSGKIVGIDVDVLKAIADEMDFEVDWNNIGWEPVFQTIKNGETDIGASGITITEERKESFDFTEPYYESQLLIVVKEDSKIKSLAELKDKKVSVQINATGHMAAKKLQGEASTNIMAFESQPIAIQEMLNGNVDAAIGDNAVVYEYIKAHPDQKLKVIEDDAFEKEYYGFMVQKGNKELLDKLNEGLKKIKENGKLKEITGSDFK; encoded by the coding sequence ATGAAGAAAACAGGTTGGATGCTACTGATGATGGTTGCAGCATTAACATTAGCACTTGCAGGATGTGGTACAAAGGATGGTGCATCTTCAGGAAGCTCATCTTCAGAAGATGGTAAGAAAATATATAAAGTTGGTACAGAGGCAACTTTCGCACCATTTGAATCTGTTGACGATTCAGGGAAAATTGTGGGGATTGATGTCGATGTTTTAAAAGCTATTGCTGATGAAATGGACTTTGAAGTTGACTGGAATAACATTGGTTGGGAGCCAGTTTTCCAAACAATTAAAAACGGTGAAACAGATATTGGTGCTTCAGGAATCACAATTACTGAAGAGCGTAAAGAATCATTTGATTTTACAGAGCCTTATTATGAGTCTCAATTATTGATTGTTGTAAAAGAAGATTCAAAAATTAAATCTCTAGCTGAACTAAAAGATAAAAAGGTATCAGTACAAATTAATGCTACAGGTCATATGGCGGCGAAAAAGCTACAAGGGGAAGCAAGTACAAATATTATGGCGTTTGAAAGTCAACCAATCGCAATTCAAGAGATGTTAAACGGTAACGTTGATGCAGCTATTGGAGACAATGCGGTAGTTTACGAATACATTAAAGCGCATCCAGATCAAAAACTAAAAGTAATCGAAGATGATGCATTTGAAAAAGAATATTATGGCTTTATGGTTCAAAAAGGAAACAAAGAGCTATTAGATAAATTAAATGAAGGTCTTAAAAAGATTAAAGAAAACGGTAAATTAAAAGAAATTACAGGTTCTGATTTCAAGTAA
- a CDS encoding amino acid ABC transporter ATP-binding protein, producing MIKIENLHKYFGKLEVLKGIDYEIQEKQVVCVIGPSGSGKSTFLRCINMLEDVTDGAIYIENVKINAPKTNINEIRAEVGMVFQQFNLFPHMTVIDNVTMAPMQIRKMSRPEAEELGHELLKKVGLDSKAYNYPEQLSGGQQQRVAIARALAMKPKAILFDEPTSALDPEMVKEVLDVMKNLAAEGMTMVVVTHEMGFAREVGDRVVFMDGGYIVEEGSPEELFGNPQSDRTKAFLGKVL from the coding sequence ATGATAAAAATTGAAAACCTACACAAATATTTCGGAAAGCTTGAAGTATTAAAAGGCATTGATTATGAAATCCAAGAGAAACAAGTTGTTTGTGTGATTGGACCATCTGGCTCAGGCAAAAGTACATTTTTACGATGCATCAATATGCTAGAAGATGTAACAGATGGTGCTATTTATATTGAAAATGTGAAAATTAATGCGCCAAAAACGAATATCAACGAGATTCGGGCAGAAGTTGGCATGGTGTTTCAACAATTTAATCTATTCCCGCATATGACAGTTATCGATAATGTCACGATGGCCCCTATGCAAATTCGTAAAATGAGTCGTCCAGAAGCTGAAGAATTAGGGCATGAGCTGTTAAAAAAGGTTGGACTCGACAGCAAGGCATATAACTATCCTGAGCAGCTATCGGGTGGTCAACAGCAGCGTGTAGCCATTGCACGTGCCTTAGCCATGAAGCCAAAAGCCATTTTATTTGATGAGCCCACTTCAGCACTTGATCCTGAAATGGTCAAAGAGGTGCTAGATGTTATGAAAAATCTAGCAGCTGAAGGGATGACCATGGTTGTTGTTACGCACGAAATGGGCTTTGCTCGTGAAGTAGGGGATCGAGTAGTCTTTATGGACGGTGGCTATATTGTAGAAGAAGGCTCTCCAGAGGAACTCTTTGGCAATCCACAAAGTGACCGTACAAAGGCGTTTTTAGGGAAGGTATTATAA
- a CDS encoding spore coat protein has protein sequence MSQSFYNESSNQTNFNQQHSLNHGGHEMMDMHETIGEIIAGMNQAIILRPHVQDPELLNILDRQYNFTLGMYNTIVESFKTGHDPSVPTGRYQMETGNDFKYGVNPGQPKKPMQNANEINDETISGFLLGAQKGSAKCMTTAALETTNPVVRRVVADSIPNCIEMGYELSIYQNKHGYYQVPQYSQQDMQTMLNAYDTTTNPLH, from the coding sequence TTGTCACAATCGTTTTACAATGAATCATCAAATCAAACCAATTTCAATCAACAACATAGTCTAAATCATGGTGGCCATGAAATGATGGACATGCATGAAACAATTGGCGAAATTATCGCAGGTATGAACCAAGCCATAATTTTACGCCCACATGTACAAGATCCTGAATTATTGAATATTTTGGATCGCCAGTATAATTTTACCCTAGGTATGTACAATACAATTGTAGAGTCCTTCAAAACAGGACATGATCCATCTGTTCCAACAGGACGTTACCAAATGGAGACAGGAAATGACTTTAAATATGGCGTAAATCCTGGTCAACCAAAAAAGCCAATGCAAAATGCCAATGAAATTAATGATGAAACTATTTCAGGGTTCTTACTTGGTGCTCAAAAAGGTTCAGCAAAATGTATGACAACGGCTGCTTTAGAGACAACAAACCCAGTTGTTCGTCGCGTTGTTGCTGATAGTATTCCTAACTGCATTGAAATGGGCTACGAATTATCCATCTATCAAAATAAACATGGCTATTATCAGGTACCTCAATACTCACAACAGGATATGCAAACGATGCTGAATGCATATGACACAACAACTAATCCCCTTCATTAA
- a CDS encoding HPr family phosphocarrier protein — MIERRVQVKLKLGLQARQAALFVQEANRFSADIFLEKDEKKVNAKSIMGVMSLAVAKGTEVTLSSDGSDAEQAVTALATIIENED, encoded by the coding sequence ATGATTGAGAGAAGAGTCCAGGTCAAATTAAAATTAGGACTACAAGCTAGACAAGCAGCACTATTTGTACAGGAAGCAAATCGTTTTAGTGCGGATATCTTTCTGGAAAAAGACGAGAAAAAAGTAAATGCCAAATCCATTATGGGTGTCATGAGCTTAGCAGTCGCTAAAGGCACTGAAGTTACTTTAAGTAGTGACGGCAGCGATGCGGAGCAAGCGGTTACAGCATTGGCTACAATTATCGAAAATGAAGACTAA
- the whiA gene encoding DNA-binding protein WhiA — protein MSFASETKKELTQIEADNHCMKAEVSALIRMNGSLSFANKQLSLDVQTENAAIARRLYTIMKKLYPYNVELLVRKKMRLKKNNVYICRVREGARELLIDLEIISDDFQFNHTISRKLIKKSGQKRAYLRGAFLAGGSVNNPETSAYHLEIYSLYKEHGEALMDLMNEFELNAKTIERKKGFVTYLKEAEKISDFLNIVGAHQAMMKFEDVRILRDMRNSVNRIVNCETANLNKTIGAALRQVENIRFIENSIGLDQLPEKLREIARLRVEYQDVTLKELGEMVSSGTVSKSGVNHRLRKIDEIADALRRGEKIGG, from the coding sequence ATGTCTTTTGCTTCTGAAACAAAAAAGGAATTAACGCAAATAGAAGCGGACAATCATTGTATGAAAGCAGAAGTTTCTGCCCTAATTCGTATGAATGGTTCATTATCCTTTGCAAATAAACAACTAAGTTTAGACGTGCAAACTGAAAACGCTGCAATTGCTAGAAGACTATATACGATTATGAAAAAATTGTATCCGTACAATGTAGAATTGCTTGTTCGTAAGAAGATGCGACTGAAAAAAAATAACGTGTATATTTGCCGTGTAAGAGAAGGTGCGCGCGAGCTGCTAATTGATTTAGAAATCATCTCAGACGACTTTCAATTTAACCATACAATCTCAAGAAAGCTCATCAAAAAGAGTGGTCAAAAAAGAGCTTATTTAAGAGGAGCATTTTTAGCAGGAGGTTCTGTCAACAATCCAGAAACATCAGCCTACCATTTAGAGATTTATTCTTTGTATAAAGAGCATGGTGAGGCATTGATGGATTTGATGAATGAATTTGAACTTAATGCCAAAACAATTGAACGAAAAAAAGGTTTTGTCACCTATTTAAAGGAAGCAGAGAAAATTTCAGATTTCCTTAATATTGTTGGCGCACATCAGGCCATGATGAAGTTTGAGGATGTGCGCATATTGCGAGATATGCGAAATAGCGTCAACCGTATTGTGAACTGTGAAACAGCCAACTTAAACAAAACTATTGGTGCAGCATTACGACAGGTAGAGAATATTCGATTTATTGAAAATTCAATTGGTCTGGATCAGCTACCAGAAAAGCTACGTGAAATAGCACGTCTACGGGTAGAATATCAGGATGTGACATTAAAAGAGCTTGGTGAAATGGTATCAAGTGGAACGGTTAGTAAATCAGGTGTTAACCATCGATTGAGAAAAATTGATGAGATTGCTGATGCATTAAGACGTGGTGAAAAAATAGGTGGTTAA
- the rapZ gene encoding RNase adapter RapZ, whose amino-acid sequence MTVVVEGQQCTHELVIITGMSGAGKTVAIQSFEDLGYYCIDNLPPALLTTFLTLLRDSGKNSTRIAAVMDMRGGDFFDALIGALDHILKEGDIDTRMLFLDADDATLVRRYKETRRAHPLAVNGLPLDGIKQERALLSEVKGRANFVYNTSNMKPKQLRERIVNEFASEADTIFTVNIMSFGFKHGMPIDADLVFDVRFLKNPYYVEELRPKTGLQTEVSSYVLALEDTQILIKKLTDLLDFMIPLYRQEGKSQLVIAFGCTGGQHRSVTLAEFFGAYLAGKENTVITHRDINRRKE is encoded by the coding sequence ATGACAGTGGTGGTTGAAGGCCAACAATGTACACACGAATTGGTTATTATTACAGGAATGTCTGGGGCTGGGAAGACCGTAGCTATTCAAAGCTTTGAGGATTTAGGGTATTACTGTATTGATAATTTACCACCAGCGTTACTTACAACTTTTTTAACTCTGCTAAGAGATTCTGGTAAAAATAGTACGCGTATTGCAGCCGTAATGGATATGCGTGGTGGCGACTTTTTTGATGCTCTTATTGGCGCGTTAGACCATATACTAAAAGAAGGCGATATTGATACTCGTATGTTATTTTTAGATGCAGACGATGCCACATTAGTTAGACGCTATAAAGAAACAAGACGTGCCCATCCACTAGCAGTCAATGGTTTACCTTTAGATGGCATTAAACAGGAACGTGCACTTTTATCTGAAGTAAAGGGCCGTGCTAATTTTGTGTATAACACATCGAACATGAAACCGAAGCAATTACGTGAAAGAATCGTCAATGAATTTGCTAGTGAGGCAGATACTATTTTTACTGTGAACATTATGTCCTTTGGCTTTAAACATGGGATGCCTATTGATGCAGACTTAGTGTTTGATGTTCGTTTTCTTAAAAACCCTTATTATGTAGAGGAGCTACGTCCCAAAACAGGACTACAAACAGAGGTATCCTCTTATGTTTTAGCTTTGGAAGATACGCAAATACTCATAAAAAAACTAACGGATTTATTAGATTTTATGATTCCTCTTTATCGACAAGAAGGTAAGTCACAGCTTGTCATTGCTTTTGGTTGTACTGGCGGTCAGCATCGCTCAGTGACATTAGCAGAATTTTTTGGGGCATATTTAGCAGGCAAGGAAAATACGGTTATTACGCATCGTGATATTAATCGTAGAAAGGAATGA
- a CDS encoding NUDIX hydrolase — protein sequence MQRIANLIAVKDGKVLLLQKPRRGWYVAPGGKMESGESIFEAAVREFQEETNVTPLNVHLKGVYTMIIKENNDVVDEWMLYTFVAKDVEGIPFEETREGKLAWHPVEDLAHLPMAEGDRTNLQFAVSQSGIQYGTFDYTTNFELLHQKIQISKEQ from the coding sequence ATGCAAAGAATTGCAAATTTAATTGCCGTAAAAGACGGTAAAGTATTATTACTTCAGAAACCAAGAAGAGGCTGGTACGTTGCTCCAGGAGGGAAAATGGAGAGCGGTGAATCCATCTTTGAGGCTGCTGTACGTGAGTTTCAAGAAGAAACGAATGTCACACCTTTAAATGTTCATTTAAAGGGTGTTTATACGATGATTATTAAAGAAAATAATGATGTAGTGGATGAGTGGATGCTCTATACATTTGTTGCTAAGGATGTAGAAGGTATACCATTCGAAGAAACGAGAGAAGGCAAGCTTGCATGGCACCCAGTAGAGGATTTAGCACATTTGCCAATGGCTGAAGGAGATCGAACTAATTTACAATTTGCGGTTTCGCAATCAGGCATTCAATATGGCACGTTTGACTATACAACGAATTTTGAATTACTTCATCAAAAAATACAAATATCAAAAGAACAATAA
- a CDS encoding amino acid ABC transporter permease, protein MDIFDLRWDIVWNYRDMFIRGIGVTIILTLSGYFGGILLGLFLGLGKLSSKKWIYWPSKLYIDLFRGTPMLVQILLIHLAVIPTIFGHSLGYMVSGITALVLNCAAYNAEIFRAGIQSIAKGQMEAARSLGLTHNQAMRKVILPQAFRRMIPPLGNEFIALLKDSSLVTVIAAPDILYASKVVAGASFRFWEPYIVAALLYLVLTYGVTKIVAFIEKRFSNSYVPRKAKAEGREAR, encoded by the coding sequence ATGGACATCTTTGACTTACGCTGGGACATTGTCTGGAACTACCGAGATATGTTTATACGGGGTATTGGCGTAACAATTATTTTGACACTTAGTGGTTATTTTGGAGGTATTCTATTAGGACTATTTTTAGGCCTAGGAAAATTATCGAGTAAAAAATGGATTTATTGGCCATCAAAATTATATATCGATTTATTCCGTGGAACACCAATGCTTGTGCAAATTTTATTAATTCACTTAGCAGTTATTCCAACAATTTTTGGTCATTCTTTAGGATATATGGTGTCAGGGATTACAGCGCTCGTATTAAACTGTGCTGCTTACAATGCGGAAATTTTCCGTGCAGGTATTCAAAGTATTGCAAAGGGGCAAATGGAGGCAGCTCGTTCTTTAGGGTTAACACATAACCAAGCGATGCGTAAGGTCATTTTACCACAGGCATTTAGACGTATGATTCCACCATTAGGGAACGAATTTATCGCATTATTAAAAGATTCTTCATTAGTAACAGTTATTGCAGCACCAGATATTTTATACGCAAGTAAGGTAGTAGCAGGTGCAAGCTTCCGCTTCTGGGAACCGTACATCGTTGCTGCACTACTCTATTTAGTTTTAACATATGGAGTAACGAAGATCGTGGCATTTATCGAGAAACGATTTAGCAATAGTTATGTCCCTCGTAAAGCTAAGGCAGAAGGGCGGGAAGCAAGATGA
- a CDS encoding gluconeogenesis factor YvcK family protein: MGKKQTRLVVIGGGTGLSTLLRGLKHHPFDITAIVTVADDGGSSGRLRDDYDIPPPGDVRNVIAALSDIEPLVEQMFQYRFSASEDLKGHSLGNLMLTALTDITGDFNHAISEMGKVLKVHGRVIPAANKKINLHAVLEDGSIIEGESKIPTASKRIDRVFLVPENVQPLPEAIRAIQRADYILIGPGSLYTSIIPNLLVKEIGEAVVKAKGRKIYVCNLMTQKGETISYTAGDHVTAIHKHVGGDFIDSILVNDEELPNPVKELYKEERAEPVTFDVAKLESMGLEVIQRDIATIRSDGTVRHNAINVAEWLVDYADIYQQKVRRPIIET; the protein is encoded by the coding sequence ATGGGGAAAAAGCAAACAAGGCTTGTCGTAATAGGTGGTGGTACAGGGCTTTCCACATTACTACGCGGGCTGAAGCATCACCCATTTGATATTACTGCCATTGTGACAGTGGCAGATGATGGGGGTTCTTCAGGCCGTTTACGTGATGACTACGATATTCCGCCACCTGGTGATGTACGTAATGTGATTGCGGCATTATCAGATATTGAACCACTTGTAGAGCAAATGTTTCAATATCGCTTTTCAGCATCAGAGGATTTAAAAGGTCACTCCTTAGGAAATTTAATGCTTACGGCACTTACTGATATTACTGGAGATTTTAATCATGCTATAAGTGAAATGGGCAAGGTTTTAAAAGTTCATGGTCGTGTCATACCAGCTGCAAATAAAAAAATAAACTTACATGCTGTGCTAGAGGATGGTTCAATTATTGAAGGAGAATCAAAAATTCCAACAGCATCAAAGCGCATTGATCGTGTTTTTTTAGTACCCGAAAATGTGCAACCGTTACCAGAAGCCATTCGTGCGATTCAGCGTGCAGACTATATTTTAATAGGTCCAGGAAGCTTATATACAAGTATTATTCCAAATCTGCTTGTGAAGGAGATAGGGGAAGCTGTTGTGAAAGCGAAAGGTAGAAAAATATATGTTTGTAATTTAATGACGCAAAAAGGTGAAACGATTTCTTATACAGCAGGTGATCATGTAACAGCCATACATAAGCATGTTGGCGGCGATTTTATTGATTCTATTTTAGTAAACGACGAAGAACTCCCTAATCCTGTAAAAGAACTATATAAAGAAGAAAGAGCAGAGCCAGTGACATTTGATGTGGCAAAGCTTGAAAGTATGGGCTTAGAGGTTATACAACGTGATATTGCTACAATTCGGTCAGATGGGACTGTTCGACATAATGCTATCAATGTTGCAGAATGGCTGGTAGATTATGCTGATATTTACCAGCAAAAAGTAAGAAGACCCATTATAGAAACATAA
- a CDS encoding LemA family protein gives MKKLLGPIGIIVLILVLFALLFIPKYNSLVTAEENVDSKWAQVENQLQRRYDLIPNLVESVKGYANHEQEVIASITQARAQMGSANTPEEQAAANDALTGALSRLLVVVENYPNLKADTNFRQLMDELAGTENRLAVAREDYNNEVQQFNKQVKRFPGNLMAGMFGFEQKEYFKAAAGADKAPSIDFSQSGTH, from the coding sequence TTGAAAAAGTTGCTTGGACCAATTGGGATAATTGTTCTTATTCTTGTTCTATTCGCCTTATTATTCATTCCTAAATATAATAGCCTGGTGACTGCAGAGGAAAATGTAGATTCGAAATGGGCACAAGTGGAAAATCAGCTCCAACGTCGTTATGATTTGATTCCAAATTTAGTCGAATCAGTGAAAGGCTATGCGAACCATGAGCAAGAGGTGATTGCAAGTATTACACAAGCACGTGCACAAATGGGTAGTGCAAACACTCCAGAGGAGCAAGCTGCTGCAAATGATGCTTTAACTGGAGCACTTAGTCGTTTACTTGTAGTTGTTGAAAATTATCCAAACTTAAAGGCAGATACAAACTTTCGTCAGTTAATGGATGAGCTAGCAGGCACTGAAAATCGCCTGGCGGTAGCACGTGAGGATTACAATAATGAAGTTCAGCAATTTAATAAGCAAGTTAAACGTTTCCCAGGTAATTTGATGGCAGGAATGTTTGGCTTTGAACAAAAAGAATACTTTAAAGCCGCAGCAGGAGCTGACAAAGCACCATCAATCGATTTTAGTCAATCAGGTACACACTAA
- the trxB gene encoding thioredoxin-disulfide reductase gives MSEEKIYDVVIIGAGPAGMTAAVYTSRANLSTLMIERGIPGGQMANTEEVENYPGFDTILGPELSTKMFEHAKKFGAEYAYGDVSEIIDGEEYKTIKSGAKEYKTRAIIITTGAEYKKMGVPGEKELGGRGVSYCAVCDGAFFKQKNLIVVGGGDSAVEEGVYLTRFADKVTIVHRRDKLRAQKILQDRAFANDKIDFIWNATVKEINEANGKVGSVTLQSTVDGTESEFAADGVFIYIGMLPLTKPFESLGILNDAGYILTNANMETKIPGIFAAGDVREKTLRQIVTATGDGSIAAQAVQHYVEELLEKINA, from the coding sequence ATGTCAGAAGAAAAAATTTATGATGTAGTAATAATTGGTGCAGGTCCTGCTGGGATGACTGCTGCTGTTTATACATCTCGTGCAAATTTATCAACATTAATGATTGAACGTGGGATTCCTGGTGGGCAAATGGCAAACACAGAGGAAGTAGAAAATTACCCAGGTTTTGATACAATTTTAGGGCCTGAGCTATCTACAAAAATGTTTGAGCACGCTAAAAAATTTGGTGCAGAATATGCCTATGGTGATGTATCAGAAATCATTGATGGTGAAGAATATAAAACAATTAAATCTGGTGCAAAAGAATATAAAACACGTGCCATTATTATTACAACAGGTGCGGAGTATAAAAAAATGGGTGTGCCAGGTGAAAAAGAGCTAGGCGGTCGTGGTGTCAGCTACTGTGCAGTATGTGATGGGGCATTCTTTAAACAAAAAAATCTAATAGTTGTAGGCGGTGGCGATTCAGCTGTTGAAGAGGGCGTTTATTTAACTCGCTTTGCTGATAAAGTAACGATTGTCCACCGTCGTGACAAATTACGTGCCCAAAAAATTCTACAAGATCGTGCCTTTGCCAATGACAAAATTGATTTCATTTGGAATGCAACTGTAAAAGAAATTAATGAAGCTAATGGTAAAGTTGGTAGTGTCACATTACAATCAACTGTTGATGGTACAGAATCTGAATTTGCAGCAGATGGTGTCTTTATCTATATTGGTATGTTGCCTTTAACTAAACCATTTGAATCATTAGGCATTTTAAATGACGCTGGCTATATTTTGACAAATGCCAATATGGAAACTAAAATCCCAGGTATCTTTGCAGCTGGAGATGTTCGTGAAAAAACACTTCGCCAAATTGTGACAGCGACAGGTGACGGTAGTATTGCCGCACAAGCTGTACAGCATTATGTGGAAGAGCTATTAGAGAAAATTAATGCCTAA
- the clpP gene encoding ATP-dependent Clp endopeptidase proteolytic subunit ClpP, translating into MNLIPTVIEQTSRGERAYDIYSRLLKDRIILLGSAIDDNVANSIVAQLLFLQAEDPDKDISLYINSPGGSITAGMAIYDTMQIIKPQVQTICIGMAASMGAFLLAAGEPGKRFALPNAEVMIHQPLGGAQGQATEIEIAAKRILFLREKLNGILSERTGQPLEVIARDTDRDNFMTAERAKEYGLIDHIMHRSDNK; encoded by the coding sequence ATGAATTTAATTCCTACAGTTATTGAACAAACAAGTCGCGGTGAACGTGCATATGACATTTATTCACGTCTACTTAAAGACCGTATTATTCTTTTAGGAAGCGCTATTGATGACAATGTGGCTAACTCCATTGTTGCACAACTTCTTTTCCTACAAGCGGAAGATCCAGATAAAGATATCTCTCTTTACATTAATTCACCAGGTGGATCAATTACGGCTGGTATGGCTATTTATGACACAATGCAAATCATTAAACCACAAGTTCAAACAATTTGTATTGGTATGGCTGCATCAATGGGTGCTTTCTTACTAGCTGCTGGTGAGCCTGGTAAACGTTTTGCATTACCAAATGCAGAAGTAATGATTCACCAACCACTAGGTGGCGCACAAGGTCAAGCGACAGAAATTGAAATTGCTGCTAAACGTATTTTATTCTTACGTGAAAAATTAAATGGCATTTTATCTGAACGCACAGGCCAACCACTTGAAGTCATTGCTAGAGACACAGATCGTGATAATTTCATGACTGCTGAACGTGCTAAAGAATATGGTTTAATCGATCACATTATGCACCGTAGCGATAATAAATAA